The Klebsiella sp. RHBSTW-00484 genome includes a window with the following:
- a CDS encoding mannitol dehydrogenase family protein, which yields MTTIATATLPESVQLPQYDRNQLRSRIVHFGFGAFHRAHQALLTDRVLNASGGDWGICEISLFSGERLMSELRQQDHLFTVLEKGAEGNQPIVVGAVHECLNAKLDSLAAIIEKFCEPQVAIVSLTITEKGYCIDPASGLLDMTQPRIIHDLENPAQPQSVPGILVETLARRRQRGLAPFTVLSCDNIPNNGHVVKNAVLGMAEKRDSELAQWIAEHVSFPGTMVDRIVPAATDESLAEISAVLGVEDPCAISCEPFIQWVVEDNFVAGRPDWEAAGVQMTDDVLPWEQMKLRMLNGSHSFLAWLGYLAGHEHVSDCMQDPVFRSAAYRLMLDEQAPTLSITGVDLTAYADSLIERFSNPSLKHRTWQIAMDGSQKLPQRMLDGIRIHLTRGSQWPLLALGVAGWMRYVSGIDDAGNKIDIRDPLADKIGKIVSASNEQQRVSALLSLEEIFGCDLSQNPQFVANITAAWHQLVTAGTRQAISAALNS from the coding sequence ATGACTACCATTGCTACAGCTACGCTGCCGGAAAGCGTGCAGCTCCCTCAGTACGATCGCAACCAACTGCGTTCGCGTATTGTGCATTTCGGTTTCGGCGCGTTTCATCGCGCGCACCAGGCCCTACTCACCGACAGGGTGCTCAACGCCAGCGGTGGGGACTGGGGGATTTGCGAGATTAGCCTGTTCAGCGGCGAGCGGCTTATGAGCGAGCTTCGCCAACAAGATCATCTGTTTACCGTGCTGGAGAAAGGGGCCGAGGGTAATCAGCCGATCGTTGTCGGCGCAGTGCATGAATGTCTGAACGCCAAACTTGATTCGCTGGCTGCCATTATTGAGAAATTTTGCGAACCGCAGGTCGCCATTGTTTCTCTAACCATTACCGAGAAAGGCTACTGCATTGACCCTGCCAGCGGCCTGCTGGACATGACGCAGCCACGCATTATTCATGACCTGGAAAACCCTGCGCAGCCGCAATCGGTGCCCGGTATTCTGGTCGAAACGCTGGCGCGCCGCCGCCAACGTGGACTGGCGCCGTTTACCGTTCTCTCCTGCGATAATATTCCCAACAATGGGCATGTGGTGAAAAACGCCGTGCTGGGAATGGCTGAAAAACGCGATTCGGAGCTGGCGCAGTGGATTGCTGAACACGTCAGCTTTCCCGGCACGATGGTGGACCGCATTGTGCCGGCCGCCACCGATGAGTCGCTGGCGGAGATTAGCGCCGTGCTGGGAGTGGAAGACCCCTGCGCGATCAGCTGCGAGCCGTTTATTCAATGGGTTGTCGAAGATAACTTTGTTGCCGGCCGCCCGGACTGGGAAGCGGCTGGCGTACAGATGACGGATGATGTACTGCCGTGGGAACAGATGAAGCTGCGGATGCTCAACGGCAGCCATTCGTTTCTCGCCTGGCTGGGCTATCTGGCGGGCCACGAACATGTCAGCGACTGTATGCAGGACCCGGTTTTCCGCAGCGCCGCTTACCGTTTGATGCTTGATGAACAGGCACCAACACTCTCAATCACTGGTGTCGACCTGACGGCCTATGCTGACAGCCTGATCGAGCGTTTCAGCAACCCCTCGCTGAAGCATCGCACCTGGCAAATTGCTATGGACGGTAGCCAGAAGCTGCCGCAGCGTATGCTTGACGGTATCCGTATCCACCTTACTCGCGGCAGCCAGTGGCCACTGCTGGCGCTGGGCGTGGCGGGCTGGATGCGCTATGTCAGCGGCATTGACGACGCTGGAAATAAGATTGATATCCGCGACCCGCTGGCGGATAAAATTGGAAAAATTGTATCCGCCAGCAATGAACAACAGCGCGTTAGCGCCCTACTCTCCCTGGAAGAAATTTTTGGCTGCGACCTTTCGCAAAACCCGCAGTTCGTCGCCAACATCACCGCCGCGTGGCATCAGCTCGTGACCGCTGGCACTCGCCAGGCGATTAGCGCCGCACTGAATTCTTAA
- the yeiP gene encoding elongation factor P-like protein YeiP produces MPRANEIKKGMVLNYNGKLLIVKNIDIQSPSARGAATLYKMRFSDVRTGMKVEERFKGDDIVDTVTLTRRFVDFSYIDGNEYVFMDKEDYTPYIFTKEQIEEELLFIPEGGMPDMQVLTWDGQLLALELPQTVDLEIVETAPGIKGASASARNKPATLSTGLVVQVPEYLSAGERIRIHIEESRYMGRAD; encoded by the coding sequence ATGCCAAGAGCGAATGAAATTAAAAAAGGTATGGTGCTGAATTACAACGGCAAACTGCTGATTGTTAAAAACATTGATATTCAGTCACCCAGCGCCCGTGGTGCCGCAACGCTGTACAAAATGCGTTTCTCTGACGTACGTACCGGCATGAAAGTGGAAGAGCGCTTTAAAGGCGATGATATCGTCGATACCGTGACCCTGACCCGTCGTTTCGTTGACTTCTCCTATATTGATGGCAACGAATACGTCTTTATGGATAAAGAAGACTACACCCCGTATATCTTTACTAAAGAGCAGATTGAAGAAGAACTGCTGTTTATTCCTGAAGGCGGGATGCCGGACATGCAGGTTCTGACCTGGGACGGTCAGCTGCTGGCCCTTGAACTACCGCAGACCGTTGACCTGGAAATCGTCGAAACGGCGCCAGGCATCAAAGGTGCATCCGCAAGCGCCCGTAACAAACCGGCGACCCTGAGCACCGGCCTGGTGGTTCAGGTTCCTGAATACCTGAGCGCAGGCGAGCGCATTCGTATCCATATCGAAGAGAGCCGCTATATGGGCCGCGCGGACTAA
- a CDS encoding YkgJ family cysteine cluster protein: protein MECRPDCGACCIAPSISSPIPGMPHGKPANTRCIQLSENNLCNIFGSPLRPKVCGSLKPEVEMCATNRDDAMTWLLHLEQSTS from the coding sequence ATGGAATGCCGCCCCGACTGCGGAGCTTGCTGTATCGCTCCTTCTATCTCCAGCCCCATCCCGGGAATGCCGCACGGTAAACCGGCAAACACCCGCTGTATACAGCTCTCGGAAAACAACCTGTGCAACATTTTTGGTTCACCGCTAAGGCCTAAAGTGTGCGGCAGCCTGAAGCCTGAAGTGGAGATGTGCGCGACGAATCGCGATGACGCGATGACCTGGCTTCTTCATCTTGAACAGAGCACGTCTTGA
- a CDS encoding transcriptional regulator YeiL, which yields MKEIQNENLKQQLISDSGYLGKFSVDVVRDTRLFHVVAGDYIVKEGAQPAHLFYLARGRAKLYTTSANGRVSLIDFFGAPCFIGEIELIDKHHDPRGVQAIEECWCLALPIASFRPLLLNDVIFLRNLCIALSQKNYRNIVSLTQNQSFPLVNRLAAFILLTQHCDIYHEKHTPAAEYMGVSYRHLLYVIAQFCQEGLLVKQKSGYALGNKKKLIALAREMDPDNNFADLLY from the coding sequence GTGAAAGAAATCCAAAATGAAAATCTCAAGCAGCAATTGATAAGCGACTCGGGGTACCTGGGAAAATTTTCCGTCGATGTTGTGCGGGATACACGATTGTTCCACGTTGTGGCAGGGGATTATATTGTCAAAGAGGGGGCTCAACCCGCGCACCTTTTTTACCTCGCACGCGGCCGGGCTAAGCTTTACACCACATCAGCTAATGGTCGGGTCTCGCTGATCGACTTCTTTGGTGCACCCTGCTTTATCGGTGAGATAGAACTCATTGATAAACATCACGATCCGCGTGGCGTTCAGGCCATCGAAGAGTGCTGGTGCCTGGCGCTGCCCATTGCTTCATTCCGCCCTTTGTTGCTGAACGACGTCATTTTCCTGCGTAATCTCTGTATCGCGTTAAGCCAAAAAAACTATCGCAACATCGTGTCGCTCACCCAAAATCAATCTTTTCCACTGGTGAATCGTCTGGCAGCATTTATTTTATTAACTCAGCATTGTGATATTTATCACGAAAAACATACCCCGGCGGCGGAATATATGGGCGTGTCGTATCGTCATTTATTATATGTGATCGCACAATTCTGCCAGGAAGGCCTGCTGGTTAAACAGAAATCCGGCTACGCGCTTGGTAATAAGAAGAAACTGATCGCCCTCGCGCGGGAGATGGATCCGGATAATAATTTTGCTGATTTATTATATTGA
- the rihB gene encoding ribosylpyrimidine nucleosidase: MEKRKIILDCDPGHDDAIAIMMAARHPAIDLLGIAIVAGNQTLDKTLVNGLNVCQHLDINVPIYAGMPQPIMRQQIVADNIHGETGLDGPVFSPLTRQAEETHAVKYIIDTLMASEGDITLVPVGPLTNIAVAMRMQPEILPKIREIVLMGGAYGTGNFTPSAEFNIYADPEAARVVFSSGVPLVMMGLDLTNQTVCTADVIARMEKAGGPAGQLFSDIMNFTLKTQFENYGLAGGPVHDATCIGYLINHQGIKTQDMYVEVDVNSGPCYGRTVCDELGVLGKAPNTKVGITIDTDWFWGLVEECVRMYR, from the coding sequence ATGGAAAAAAGAAAAATTATACTCGACTGCGATCCAGGTCACGATGATGCTATTGCGATAATGATGGCGGCCAGACATCCGGCAATTGATTTATTAGGGATAGCGATTGTTGCGGGTAACCAAACGCTGGATAAAACGTTAGTCAATGGATTAAATGTTTGCCAGCATCTAGATATCAATGTGCCGATTTATGCCGGGATGCCACAGCCAATTATGCGCCAGCAAATTGTCGCTGATAATATTCATGGTGAAACCGGACTCGATGGGCCGGTATTTTCACCGTTAACTCGTCAGGCAGAAGAAACGCATGCGGTTAAATATATTATTGACACGCTCATGGCCAGTGAGGGTGACATCACGCTGGTCCCCGTTGGCCCACTGACCAATATTGCCGTCGCCATGCGAATGCAGCCGGAAATTCTGCCGAAAATTCGCGAGATTGTATTAATGGGCGGTGCTTATGGTACCGGAAACTTTACGCCATCGGCAGAGTTTAATATTTATGCCGACCCTGAAGCCGCTCGCGTGGTATTCAGCTCGGGTGTCCCTCTGGTCATGATGGGCCTGGATTTGACTAATCAGACGGTCTGCACCGCTGACGTTATTGCACGCATGGAAAAAGCCGGCGGTCCGGCGGGACAGTTGTTTAGCGATATCATGAATTTCACCCTCAAAACGCAGTTTGAAAACTACGGCTTAGCGGGTGGCCCGGTGCATGATGCCACCTGCATCGGCTATCTGATTAATCATCAGGGCATCAAAACACAGGACATGTACGTTGAGGTGGATGTTAACAGCGGCCCCTGCTATGGCCGTACGGTCTGCGACGAACTGGGCGTGCTCGGTAAAGCGCCGAATACCAAAGTCGGCATCACCATTGATACCGATTGGTTTTGGGGTTTAGTCGAAGAGTGCGTGCGGATGTACCGCTAA
- a CDS encoding NupC/NupG family nucleoside CNT transporter, with amino-acid sequence MDIMRSVLGMVVLLAIAFLLSVNKKRISLRTVGAALVLQIAIGGVMLYFPPGKWLAEQAAFGVHKVMTYSDAGSAFIFGSLVGPKMELLFDGSGFIFAFRVLPAIIFITALVSLLYYIGVMGILIRILGGIFQKALNISKIESFVAVTTIFLGQNEIPAIVKPFINKLNRNELFTAICSGMASIAGSTMIGYAGLGVPIDYLLAASLMAIPGGILFARLLSPATEASQVTFENLSFTEMPPKSFIEAAASGAMAGVKIAVGVATVVMAFVAIIALINGVISGIGGWFGFGHATLEGIFGYALAPLAWLMGVDWSDATLAGSLIGQKLAINEFVAYLNFSPFLQTPGSLDVKTIAIISFALCGFANFGSIGVVVGAFSAIAPQRASEIAQLGMRALAAATLSNLMSATIAGFFIGLA; translated from the coding sequence ATGGATATAATGAGAAGTGTTTTGGGTATGGTGGTATTACTGGCAATCGCTTTTCTGCTGTCAGTAAATAAAAAAAGAATTAGTCTGCGCACGGTTGGCGCGGCGCTGGTACTGCAAATTGCCATTGGTGGCGTTATGCTCTATTTTCCGCCAGGAAAATGGTTGGCGGAGCAGGCGGCTTTCGGCGTACATAAAGTGATGACCTACAGCGATGCCGGTAGCGCATTTATTTTCGGTTCGCTGGTCGGACCGAAAATGGAACTCTTATTCGATGGTTCTGGTTTTATTTTCGCTTTTCGGGTATTACCTGCCATTATTTTTATCACCGCATTGGTCAGCCTGCTTTATTATATTGGCGTAATGGGAATACTGATCCGAATTCTTGGCGGAATTTTCCAGAAAGCGCTGAATATTAGCAAAATTGAGTCATTTGTTGCCGTGACCACCATTTTCCTTGGGCAAAATGAGATCCCGGCGATCGTTAAGCCCTTTATTAACAAGCTAAATCGTAATGAGCTATTTACCGCGATTTGCAGCGGGATGGCTTCTATCGCCGGGTCGACGATGATTGGCTATGCCGGGCTAGGCGTGCCGATTGATTATCTGCTGGCGGCATCGTTGATGGCAATTCCCGGCGGTATTCTGTTTGCCCGTCTTCTTAGCCCGGCGACTGAAGCATCGCAGGTGACTTTCGAAAACCTCTCCTTCACCGAAATGCCGCCGAAAAGTTTTATTGAAGCCGCGGCTAGCGGCGCGATGGCTGGGGTGAAAATTGCCGTGGGCGTGGCGACGGTAGTGATGGCGTTTGTGGCGATTATCGCTCTGATCAACGGCGTGATTAGCGGTATCGGTGGCTGGTTCGGTTTTGGTCACGCGACCCTGGAGGGGATTTTCGGTTATGCCCTGGCACCGCTGGCATGGTTAATGGGCGTTGACTGGAGTGATGCGACGCTGGCGGGCAGCCTGATTGGCCAGAAGCTGGCGATTAACGAGTTCGTGGCCTACCTCAACTTCTCGCCGTTCCTGCAAACACCGGGATCGCTGGATGTGAAAACTATCGCCATTATTTCGTTTGCGCTATGCGGTTTCGCCAACTTTGGTTCCATTGGCGTGGTGGTTGGCGCATTCTCGGCAATTGCACCCCAGCGTGCGTCTGAAATTGCCCAACTGGGGATGAGGGCGCTGGCTGCGGCAACGCTGTCAAACTTAATGAGCGCAACAATTGCCGGGTTTTTTATTGGCCTGGCGTAA
- the setB gene encoding sugar efflux transporter SetB has protein sequence MQNSSAAFPRRGFDLTSSAFLIVAFLTGIAGALQTPTLSLFLTNEVHVRPAMVGFFFTGSAVIGILVSQFLAGRSDRKGDRKQLIVFCCLMGVLACVLFAWNRNYFILLFVGVFLSSFGSTANPQMFALAREHADKTGREAVMFSSILRAQVSLAWVIGPPLAYALAMGFGFTVMYLSAAIAFVVCGAMVWFFLPSMRKEPKAATGHLQAPRTNRRDALLLFIICTLMWGINSLYIINMPLFIINELHLPEKLAGLMMGTAAGLEIPTMLIAGYYAKRFGKRFLMQISAVAGVLFYVGMLTVHTPVLLLALQGLNAIFIGILAGIGMLYFQDLMPGQAGAATTLYTNTIRVGWIIAGSLAGIVAEVWSYHAVFWIALVMGVATQACLWRIKDV, from the coding sequence ATGCAAAACAGTAGCGCCGCCTTCCCACGACGCGGGTTTGATTTAACCTCCTCCGCCTTTCTGATCGTCGCCTTCCTGACGGGCATTGCCGGGGCGCTACAAACGCCTACCCTGAGCCTGTTTTTAACTAACGAAGTGCATGTGCGACCGGCGATGGTCGGCTTCTTTTTTACCGGTAGCGCGGTGATCGGCATTCTGGTGAGCCAGTTTCTTGCCGGACGTTCGGATCGCAAAGGCGACCGCAAACAGCTGATCGTCTTTTGCTGTCTGATGGGCGTGCTGGCCTGCGTGCTATTCGCCTGGAACCGTAACTACTTTATTTTGCTGTTTGTTGGCGTGTTTCTAAGCAGCTTTGGTTCCACTGCGAACCCGCAAATGTTCGCCCTCGCCCGCGAACATGCGGACAAAACGGGCCGCGAGGCGGTCATGTTTAGCTCGATTCTGCGCGCACAGGTTTCGCTGGCGTGGGTTATCGGGCCACCGTTGGCTTATGCGTTAGCGATGGGATTTGGCTTTACGGTGATGTATCTCAGCGCGGCGATTGCCTTCGTGGTCTGCGGCGCGATGGTCTGGTTTTTCCTTCCCAGCATGCGTAAAGAGCCAAAAGCGGCTACAGGCCATCTTCAAGCACCGCGAACCAACCGTCGCGATGCGCTGCTGCTGTTTATCATCTGTACGCTAATGTGGGGAATCAACAGCCTGTACATCATTAATATGCCGCTGTTCATTATTAATGAGCTGCATTTACCCGAGAAACTGGCTGGATTAATGATGGGGACCGCCGCCGGGCTGGAAATCCCGACCATGCTGATTGCAGGCTACTACGCCAAACGTTTCGGCAAGCGTTTCCTGATGCAGATCTCTGCGGTTGCCGGAGTGCTGTTTTATGTCGGCATGCTAACCGTACACACCCCCGTGCTGCTGCTGGCCCTGCAGGGACTGAATGCTATTTTTATCGGCATTCTGGCCGGTATCGGTATGCTCTATTTTCAGGACCTGATGCCAGGCCAGGCCGGGGCGGCCACGACCCTCTATACCAATACCATTCGCGTCGGCTGGATTATTGCCGGTTCGCTGGCGGGTATTGTTGCAGAAGTCTGGAGCTATCACGCCGTATTCTGGATTGCGCTAGTCATGGGCGTAGCTACCCAGGCCTGCCTGTGGCGTATTAAAGACGTGTAA
- the fruB gene encoding fused PTS fructose transporter subunit IIA/HPr protein, with protein MFQLSVQDIHPGQQAGNKEEAIRQVASALVSAGNVADGYINGMLAREQQTSTFLGNGIAIPHGTTDTRDQVLKTGVQVYQFPQGVTWGEGQTAYVAIGIAASSDEHLGLLRQLTHVLSDDSVAEQLKSATTAEELRALLMGEKQSEVLKLDNDTLSLDVVASDLLTLQALNAARLKEAGAVDASFVSKTINEQPLNLGQGIWLNDSTEGNLRSAVAVSRAATAFIRDEQPVSLLITVAMADDQPTAVLNRLTNLLLDKKADRLLKADGATLLALLTSDDAIAEDVLSAEYVIRNEHGLHARPGTMLVNTIKQFSSDITVTNLDGSGKPANGRSLMKVVALGVKKGHRLRFTAQGEDAQQALDAIGEAIAAGLGEGA; from the coding sequence ATGTTCCAGTTATCTGTGCAGGATATTCATCCCGGTCAGCAGGCCGGTAATAAAGAAGAGGCAATTCGTCAGGTTGCTTCCGCGCTGGTCAGTGCGGGCAACGTGGCGGATGGCTACATTAACGGGATGCTGGCTCGCGAGCAGCAAACCTCCACTTTCCTGGGTAATGGCATTGCCATTCCGCACGGCACTACCGACACCCGCGACCAGGTGCTGAAAACCGGCGTTCAGGTTTATCAGTTCCCGCAGGGCGTGACCTGGGGCGAAGGGCAGACCGCTTACGTCGCCATCGGTATCGCCGCCAGCTCGGATGAACATCTGGGACTGCTGCGTCAGCTGACCCATGTACTGAGCGATGATTCCGTTGCTGAACAGCTTAAATCCGCGACCACTGCTGAAGAACTGCGTGCTCTGCTGATGGGTGAAAAGCAGAGTGAAGTGCTGAAACTGGACAACGACACGCTGAGCCTGGACGTTGTCGCCAGCGATCTGCTGACTCTGCAGGCGCTGAACGCCGCGCGATTGAAAGAAGCTGGTGCCGTTGATGCTTCCTTTGTCAGCAAAACGATTAATGAACAACCGCTGAACCTCGGTCAGGGCATCTGGCTGAACGACAGCACTGAAGGTAATCTGCGCAGCGCCGTTGCGGTCAGTCGTGCAGCAACTGCTTTTATCCGCGATGAGCAGCCGGTTTCCCTGCTGATTACCGTAGCGATGGCTGATGACCAGCCGACAGCGGTACTTAATCGCCTGACCAATTTACTGCTCGACAAAAAAGCTGACCGTTTGCTGAAAGCTGATGGCGCTACGCTGCTGGCGTTGCTGACCAGCGATGATGCCATCGCTGAAGACGTGCTGAGCGCTGAATATGTGATCCGCAATGAGCACGGGCTGCACGCGCGTCCAGGCACTATGCTGGTTAATACCATTAAACAATTCTCCAGCGACATTACCGTCACCAACCTTGATGGTTCGGGTAAACCGGCCAATGGCCGCAGCCTGATGAAAGTCGTGGCGCTGGGTGTGAAGAAAGGTCACCGTCTGCGCTTTACCGCGCAAGGTGAGGATGCGCAACAGGCGCTGGACGCGATTGGCGAAGCTATCGCCGCAGGCCTTGGGGAGGGCGCATAA
- the fruK gene encoding 1-phosphofructokinase, whose product MSRRVATITLNPAYDLVGFTPEIERGEVNLVRTTGLHAAGKGINVAKVLKDLGIDVTVGGFLGKDNQDGFQQLFSELGIANRFQVVQGRTRINVKLTEKDSEVTDFNFSGFEVTPGDWERFVNDSLSWLGQFDMVCVSGSLPSGVSPEAFTDWMTRLRSQCPCIIFDSSREALVAGLKAAPWLVKPNRRELEIWAGRKLPEMKDVIEAAHALREQGIAHVVISLGEEGALWVNASGEWIAKPPSVEVISTVGAGDSMVGGLIYGLLMRESSEHTLRLATAVAALAVSQSNVGITDRTQLAAMMARVDLQPFN is encoded by the coding sequence ATGAGCAGACGTGTCGCAACGATTACTTTAAACCCGGCCTATGACCTGGTGGGGTTTACCCCGGAAATTGAACGCGGTGAGGTTAACCTCGTGCGTACCACCGGCTTACATGCTGCCGGGAAAGGGATCAACGTAGCAAAAGTGCTGAAAGATCTTGGCATCGACGTCACCGTGGGTGGTTTCCTCGGTAAAGACAACCAGGATGGATTTCAGCAGCTGTTCAGTGAACTGGGCATCGCGAACCGTTTTCAGGTTGTGCAGGGTCGTACGCGTATCAACGTCAAGCTGACGGAAAAAGACAGTGAAGTGACCGATTTCAACTTCTCTGGCTTTGAAGTGACGCCTGGCGACTGGGAACGTTTTGTTAATGATTCCCTGAGCTGGTTAGGTCAGTTCGATATGGTTTGCGTGAGCGGTAGCTTGCCGTCCGGCGTGAGCCCGGAAGCGTTCACCGACTGGATGACCCGTCTGCGCAGTCAGTGCCCGTGCATCATTTTTGACAGCAGCCGCGAAGCACTGGTTGCTGGCCTGAAAGCGGCTCCATGGTTGGTGAAACCTAACCGTCGCGAGCTGGAAATCTGGGCGGGTCGTAAGCTGCCTGAAATGAAAGATGTGATTGAAGCCGCCCACGCGCTGCGTGAACAGGGGATTGCCCACGTGGTTATCTCCCTTGGCGAAGAAGGCGCTCTGTGGGTTAACGCATCCGGAGAGTGGATTGCTAAGCCGCCTTCAGTAGAAGTGATTAGCACCGTTGGTGCGGGGGACTCTATGGTTGGCGGCCTGATTTACGGTCTGCTAATGCGCGAGTCCAGCGAGCATACGCTGCGTCTGGCGACGGCGGTTGCCGCGCTGGCGGTGAGTCAAAGCAATGTCGGTATTACCGATCGTACCCAGTTGGCCGCAATGATGGCGCGCGTCGACTTACAACCCTTTAATTAA
- the fruA gene encoding PTS fructose transporter subunit IIBC: protein MKTLLIIDAGLGQARAYMAKTLLSTAAQKAQLELIDNPNDAELAIVLGATLPADSALNGKKVYLGDINRAVAHPELFLSEAKSHATPYTAPAAVALPAATNGPKRIVAVTACPTGVAHTFMAAEAIETEAKKRGWWVKVETRGSVGAGNAITPEEVEQADLVVVAADIEVDLAKFAGKPMYRTTTGLALKKTAQELDKAVVEAKPYQPSGKSQAATEGKKESAGAYRHLLTGVSYMLPMVVAGGLCIALSFAFGIKAFEVPDTLAAALMQIGGGSAFALMVPVLAGFIAFSIADRPGLTPGLIGGMLAVSTGSGFIGGIIAGFLAGYVAKAISTKLKLPQSMEALKPILIIPLVSSLIVGLAMIYLIGKPVAGILEGLTHWLQTMGTANAVLLGAILGGMMCTDMGGPVNKAAYAFGVGLLSTQTYAPMAAIMAAGMVPPLALGLATLIARKKFDKAQQEGGKAALVLGLCFITEGAIPFAARDPMRVLPCCIVGGAVTGAMSMWVGAKLMAPHGGLFVLLIPGAITPVLGYLMAIVVGTLVAGLSYAVLKRPEVQVEEKAA, encoded by the coding sequence ATGAAAACGCTGCTGATTATTGATGCCGGGCTTGGACAGGCTCGCGCCTATATGGCGAAGACCCTGTTGAGTACTGCGGCGCAAAAAGCGCAACTCGAACTGATTGATAACCCGAACGACGCTGAACTGGCGATCGTGCTGGGCGCGACGCTGCCTGCTGATAGCGCGCTGAACGGCAAGAAGGTTTATCTCGGCGACATTAACCGCGCCGTGGCTCACCCGGAACTGTTCCTCAGTGAAGCCAAAAGCCACGCGACGCCTTACACCGCTCCGGCGGCGGTTGCTTTACCGGCTGCGACCAACGGCCCGAAACGCATTGTGGCGGTAACCGCTTGTCCGACGGGCGTAGCGCATACGTTTATGGCGGCGGAAGCGATTGAAACTGAAGCCAAAAAACGCGGCTGGTGGGTGAAAGTTGAAACTCGTGGCTCCGTGGGCGCGGGCAACGCGATCACCCCGGAAGAGGTGGAACAAGCGGATCTGGTGGTGGTTGCTGCTGATATCGAAGTCGATCTGGCGAAATTTGCTGGTAAGCCGATGTATCGCACCACCACCGGCCTGGCGCTGAAGAAAACCGCTCAGGAGCTGGATAAAGCTGTCGTTGAGGCGAAACCGTACCAGCCTTCAGGTAAATCCCAGGCGGCAACGGAGGGGAAAAAAGAGTCTGCGGGGGCATACCGTCACCTGCTGACCGGCGTTTCATACATGCTGCCAATGGTTGTTGCGGGCGGCCTGTGTATTGCGCTCTCCTTTGCCTTTGGTATTAAAGCTTTTGAAGTCCCGGATACTCTGGCTGCGGCGCTGATGCAAATCGGCGGTGGCTCAGCCTTTGCGCTGATGGTTCCGGTGCTGGCGGGCTTCATTGCCTTCTCTATTGCTGACCGTCCGGGCCTGACCCCAGGTCTTATCGGCGGTATGCTGGCAGTGAGCACCGGGTCTGGGTTTATCGGCGGTATTATCGCTGGTTTCCTTGCGGGTTATGTGGCGAAAGCGATTAGTACGAAGCTGAAATTGCCGCAAAGTATGGAAGCGCTGAAACCGATTCTGATCATTCCGCTGGTTTCCAGCCTGATCGTCGGTCTGGCGATGATTTACCTGATTGGTAAACCTGTTGCCGGGATCCTCGAAGGTCTGACCCACTGGCTGCAAACCATGGGTACGGCGAATGCGGTTCTGCTCGGCGCGATCCTCGGCGGTATGATGTGTACCGATATGGGCGGTCCGGTGAATAAAGCAGCCTATGCGTTTGGTGTTGGCCTGCTGAGTACCCAAACCTATGCGCCGATGGCGGCGATTATGGCGGCGGGTATGGTTCCACCGCTGGCGCTGGGTCTGGCAACGCTGATTGCGCGCAAAAAGTTCGACAAAGCGCAGCAAGAAGGTGGCAAAGCCGCGCTGGTCCTCGGTCTGTGCTTTATCACTGAAGGGGCGATTCCATTCGCTGCTCGTGACCCGATGCGCGTCCTGCCTTGCTGTATCGTTGGTGGTGCGGTGACCGGCGCGATGTCCATGTGGGTTGGCGCCAAATTGATGGCACCGCACGGCGGTCTGTTTGTTCTGCTGATTCCTGGTGCGATTACGCCGGTTCTCGGCTACCTGATGGCGATTGTGGTCGGTACGCTGGTTGCAGGTCTCTCCTACGCGGTGCTGAAACGTCCTGAAGTTCAGGTGGAAGAAAAAGCAGCCTGA
- a CDS encoding GNAT family N-acetyltransferase: MTHADIPAVQSFLVQHLNLFFNAGRSIPSADEDIFNLEQQYISQERNLLLCAWDEKQELIATLAVCQYDDRLAELRGRYNLSETAEICRCYVDKRYRRQGIGSQLIAFAEEFCRQQQYKTLYLHTHHFLPGGYHFWLRNHFSVVMDMQDKWQLVHMERSH, encoded by the coding sequence ATGACTCACGCTGATATTCCCGCAGTTCAGTCGTTCCTTGTTCAGCACCTCAATCTGTTCTTCAACGCTGGTAGATCAATACCTTCTGCCGATGAGGATATTTTTAATCTCGAACAGCAGTATATTTCGCAGGAAAGGAATTTGCTGCTTTGTGCATGGGATGAAAAACAGGAGTTAATCGCTACACTGGCAGTATGTCAATATGATGACAGGCTCGCTGAGTTGCGCGGGCGTTATAATTTGTCTGAAACCGCAGAAATTTGCCGCTGTTATGTGGATAAGCGCTATCGCAGACAGGGCATTGGTAGTCAGTTGATCGCTTTTGCTGAGGAATTCTGTCGGCAGCAACAATATAAAACCTTATATCTTCACACGCATCATTTTTTGCCTGGAGGCTATCATTTCTGGTTGCGTAATCATTTTAGCGTTGTGATGGATATGCAGGATAAATGGCAGTTGGTTCATATGGAGAGATCACATTAA